DNA sequence from the Synechococcus sp. MU1617 genome:
AGCGCGGAGACCATCTCCAGCCAGGATTACGAGAGGCTGCGCGAGGTCACCGAGGACGCGATCGATCACATCAGAAGTGTCGACTCCTCGATTAGGCCTCAGCTGACGTTGTCAACACAAGCCAACTTCGTTGACGAAATTGCGGATCAAACCCAAAGCGGATTTGGTCCAGACCTGTTGATTACCGATAGCGACACGGCCTTGGAGCTCTACCGGCGCAAGCTGACCGATCCCATCAAAATCTCTCCAGAGGATCGGTCTGACACGCCGAGTTACTTGTTCGACCTCGTCACCGCTGGAGACGGCCAGCTTGTGGGTCGACCCGTGAATCAGTTTGTGCAATTGGCGTGTTTCAACAAAGAACGGCTGGAGGTTCCTCCAGCAACCCTGGAGGAGATGGAACAAGAAAGCGAAAGCACCAACTTCGGCATGGCATTGCAACTGAAAGACCTGTTTTGGAGTGCCGAAGCCTTTGATGCTGGCGAAGCGATGGAAGCAGCTCTGGCGAAGCGTCCTCCCGATCTGGATCGACAATCCAAGGTCACCCAATGGCTTCATTGGCTGGAATCCGCGAGCTATCAGCAGAACATCCGTTTTTTGAACAACCAACGCAGCCTCAGAAAGGCACTGATCTCTGGCGAGCTCGACTGGATCACCTGCTGGAGCAGCAGCCTGCGGGAATTGCGCGATCAAATGAACGACAAACTTGCCCTCGCGCCGCTACCCAAAGGGCCATCAACGAAGCTCAAAGCAGCCACCAAACTTCAGGTGTGGTCGCTGGGGCGAAACTCAAGCAGAACGCAGCGGGAGAAAGCCCTGGTGATGATTGATTTCATCACCAAGCCCTGGGCGCAAAAGACCTACGCCCTTGCCGGACGAAATTCTCTGCCGGTGAATCGGAAAGCAGCAAAAATCGTGGCTTCTAAAATTCCTGGCGGAACGGCGGCGTTGGTGATGTACGCGCAGGAGTCGATCAAAGAAAAAGCCGCAAAGGGCCAATCCAAAGCTCGTGTGTTCCGAGATCCAGCTCGGTATCGAGAGATCTCTGAGGCCCTAATGGACACCATTTATGACGTCCGCACCCCGGAAGAATCCACCAAAGACATCATCAAAAGCCTTCGCGGAGAAGAGCCATGATTTCAGCTCTGACATCGGAAGCAACCACTTGGCTGGGCTATTTGCAGCGTGGATCGGTGCTACTCCAAGTGGGATTATTTGTTGCAGCTTATAGCAGTGAATCTCGGCTTAAGCGCAAGCTCAACAGCCCCCTAACCGCGAGTCTTACCCATCTGATTGTGCCAGCGGCGTTGTTGCTCATCGCCACACTTTTGACCCTGTCTGGTATCACAGCAGGCTTTCTGCAGTATCTGGCGCTCCTCTGGGTCCTGTGGCGCTGCGTGGAGCCCACAAAACAGCTGATCCTCGGCCGCTTCCCCAAAGTTCCTGTGGAAGAAATCGACAAGTCGCTTTTCCGGCCCGTACTGCTGGTGGTTTCGATCCTCACCTTTTTTCAGATGCTGGGAAGCCGAGAATCTCTGTCGCTAATTTCCCTCGGTGATGTGTTCGGGGTAACGCTCACCATCGGCAAATTGTTCACCGCCCTAGTGATCGTTTATCTGGTCATCGCCCTGGCCAGCCGTCCGGCAGCGTTCGTTTCTTGGCTCGGGGGCAGCTTCTTCGGCATGAAGCCCCAAAGCCGCGTGGCGCTGGAGGTGATTCTTCGTTACTCGTTGATCGCCATCGGCGTGATGGGTGTCGCGTACTACATCGGCATCAACGGCACCGCCCTGGTGGCGGTGGCCGGGGGCCTCTCCGTGGGCATCGGTTTCGGAATTAAGGAGATCATCTCCAACTTCATCAGCAGCCTCTGGTTGTTGTTTGAGGGATCGGTGCGACCCGGCGAAATCCTGATGATCAACGGCGACCCCTGCACCGTGCGGAAGCTGGGGCTACGCGCCACCCAATTACGCCGCGGCCGCGATGGAGCGGAACTGCTGATCCCCAATCAAAACTTTTTCACCCAAGAGGCGGAGTCATACACCGCTGAAGAAACCTCACGCCGCGACGTGGTGGTGGTGGGAGCGGCTTATCACCACGAACCCAGTCAAGTGATCGCGGTGTTGGAGGAGGTCGCACGTCAGCACAAGAAGGTGCTGCCATACCCGCCGCCAGCTGCGTTCACGGTGGATTTCGCCGATTCCTCAATCAACTACAAGCTGCTCTTCTGGGTGCGCAACCCCCTTGAAGCATTTGGTGTAGGGAGTGACTTGCGCCAAGCCATCTGGACGGCTTTTGAGAAGAACGGCATTGGCATTCCCTTCCCTCAGCGCCAGGTGTATCCGATGGAATGGCCCCCAGCCAAAGAGCAAACCCACCGGCTGGGCAGCCCCACCAATCAGCTCCAGGCCGAAGCAGACAGCGATTCAGCTGGCAAGACGGCTTAAGTAGTCCTCCTGGCGTCCGGCATTGATCCAACCAGTGGCGATCAGCTTGCTGGCGCTCTCGTTGACCCGACCGCGGTGAATATGGGACGGACCAGCCGGAAAGATCACTAACTTGCCCCGCTCAGCCGGTTCGTGGTGGTCCTGCCAGTGAAACTCGGTTCCGGCCTCATCAACGTCATTGCAATAAAGGATCCAAGCCAACACCCGGTGCACCGGTTCGGTGGCCTCATGGCTGATGGTCCAATCGCAATGCCAACGTTTGAACCCTTCCCCGGGGGCGTAGTGCTGGAGGTTGAAGATCGGATTCACAAACAGGCTCTGCTGCGGGCAGCACTGTCGGAACAATGGCCGCTCCTGCAGATAGCGCTCCAAACCTGCCGTCACCCCACGAAGGATCAGTTGCGATAGGGCGAAGGATTCGGGTTCCGAGCGATCTATCGCCACCAGGCTGATGTCGGTGCTCTGTTTCGCCGGTTCCCCCTCACCCTCGGGCCCGAAAGCCACGCCAGGCCGCTGCAAATCCACACGGCGCTCGAAGAACTCACGCACCGCATCAGCAACCGACGCGAAGCCGGGATTGCTGTAGCGCCCGATCAGGTTCATGCAGCAGCCTCCAAGCGAGGAATCACCACCACAGCATCCAGCTGCTGCCAGCGCTCCCGGTCAGCCACCACATGGCCTTGCAACTGAACCTGCTCCATCACCGTGGCAGCGCGCTCCAGATCGAGGGGGACACCGGGACCCATCGGCAACACCAGCACCTGCTGCTCAGCCGGATCGGCCATCACCTGAAGATCGAGGGCCTCCAGCTCCCGCTCAAAGAACACCCGCCGCATCCGGGTGGTGAGGCTTGGTCCAAGCGCCTCGACGAAACGGGCCATGCCGGCTTCATCTCCGGAGCTGCCGCAATTCAGCGACAACCAGATCAGCAGCTTCACCCAACTTTCTGCCGTCCACAGGGGTTGGAAGCTCTCCCGGTGTTGCCGCACCAACTCAGCAATTGAGAAATCAAACAGTGTGGCCTGCAGGCCAGTGGCATCAGCGGAATCCATGCTGTTCATCTTCTCCTGCGAAAGGTCAGACTGGGGCGACTGGCTATTCGCACCATGGCCCTGGACCTGAACGATCCCGAACTCGAGTTCTCCGATCTGGTCTACGCCTACCAGAGCTGGGTGATGGCGGTGATCAACGACGAAAAACTGGACAGCGACGAAAAGCTGCTCACCGATGACATCGCCGAGGACGCCCTCAACTCGATGCGCTTCCTGCCCGGCGAAGTGACAAGCGCCATCGAAACCAGCCTGGCCCGCGTCTACGACGTGGACGCCGATGAACTGGCCGAGCTGCTCTTCCCTGAGGACTGAGCCCCGGCTCACATAACGCGATGGGTTGGTCCGCGGCTGACATCCCGAACCAGCAAGGGCGCATTGCCCTGATCACTGGGGCCAACAGCGGTTTGGGCCTGGAAACCGCGCGCGCCTTGAAACGCTGCGGGGCCACTGTGGTGCTGGCGTGCCGCAGTCCCCGCAAAGCCGAGACGGCCAAAAAGGATTTGCTGCAAGACCGGAACGGGGGAGCGGTGGATCTGGTTGACCTGGATCTGGCGGACCTGACCAGCGTGCAAAGGGCGGCGACCATGGTTGGCGAGCGCTACGGCTGCCTTGACCTGCTGATCAACAACGCAGGTGTGATGGCACCGCCGCGCCGCACCACCGCCCAGGGGCATGAACTGCAGTTCGGGGTGAATCACCTGGGGCATATGGCCCTGACCCAGGCCCTGCTGCCGCTGCTGCAGAACCGGCCCGATCCCCGCGTGGTGACGGTGACCTCCGGGGCGCAGTACTTCGGCAAGATCCGCTGGGATGACCCAAGTTGGAGCAAGGGCTACGACCGCTATGGGGCCTATGGCCAAAGCAAACTCGCCAACGTGATGTTTGCGCTCGAGCTGGATGCACGCCTGCGCGAGCAGGACAGCCCCATCCGCTCCCTGGCAGCCCATCCCGGCGTCGCGCGCACGGAACTCCAACCCACCGCGATCGCCAGCGTCGGCAACCGCTTCGAGGCCCTGGCCTATCGGCTGATGGATCCCTTGTTTCAAAGCGCCAGCATGGGTGCTCTGCCGCAACTGCATGCCGCCACCGCTGCAACGGCGCAGGGTGGCGAGCACTACGGCCCTGAACAGTTCGGCGGATTTCGGGGTGCACCGACGCTCTGCCGAGTTGCCCCAGCAGCAAGCCAACCCACCGAACGGCAGCGGCTCTGGAGCTTGAGCGAGCAGCTGATCGGTGGCTGAATCCAGCGCTGGATTGCAGCGGCTGGCTCCCTTCGTTCTGGGACGGGCCCGACGCGGTGTGGTGGGATCCAGTCGCTACGCCCAACGGCTGCGCACTGAGGTGCTGGAGGCCGCCAGAGACCCGCAACGCCAACCGGTGCTGATCAGCGGCGAACCTGGCCTGGAAAAAGACAATCTCGCCGCCCTGGTGCACTACGGATCAGCGGATCGGCGCCGTCTGCTGGTGCGAATGGAGGCCAGTGATCTGCAGGGCAGCGGCCTCAACCTGCTTGATGAGCTCGGATCCAGCACCCTGCTGATGAGCGGCATGGACCGCGTCGACGATGCGGTCCAACAGCGCTTGATCGCGATGGCCCGTGGCGAAGCGCCAGGGTTCCAAGGACGCGTGTTGTTCACCAGCGAAGCCGCCATCCCAGCTCTCGACGGCCAGGTGCGAACCATCCGCGTCCCCCCTTTGCGGGTGCGCCGAACCGACCTGGGGGACTGGCTGCGTTACCGGCTGAGACTGCAGAGCCCTGGCCTTGGCTGGGGCCAACCACCAGCCCTGCCGGACAGCGTGGTGCGACGGCTTCAGAACCACGATTTCGCCAACAACCTGCGCGAATTGGAAGCGATGGTGGATCGCGCCCTGCGTCAAGCACGTCAGCAAAGCCAGGGCGAGCTGCCACCACTCCTCCCTGAAGAGGTCTTCTGGACCGAAGAAAAAAAACGGCGGGCCCGTTTTGACATCTGGCGCTGGAAGCCACAGCTGCGGGATTGGATGCGCGCACCGGCGCTCTGGAACACGCTGCTGTTCGGCCTAGTGAGCTGGCTGTTCGTGGCCGTGAACCTGGCGCTCTGGCTTGGCCCGCAAGACCGCGCAGCCAATCCGATGCTGACCCTGTTCTGGGCCTGGTGGTGGCCGTTGATCCTGCTGAGTTACCCGCTAGTGGGCCGCCTCTGGTGCGCCATCTGCCCCTTCATGGTCTGGGGACAGATCGCCCAAAAGCTGACCCCATGGCACAAGAAAAGCTGGCCCCATGGGGACACAGACCGCTGGGGGGCTCCTTTGCTCGCCGCCGGTTTTGCCGCGATTCTCCTGTGGGAAGAGGTCTGGAACCTCGAGAACACCGCCTGGCTGAGCAGCTGTCTGCTGTTGCTCATCACAGCTGGCGCCGTGATCGGTTCAACGGTGTTTGAAAAACGCTTCTGGTGCCGTTACCTCTGTCCCGTCGGGGGCATGAACGGACTGTTCGCCAAGCTCTCGATCCTTGAACTCCGCGCCGAAGCCGGCACCTGCAGTGGCAGCTGCAGCAGTTACGCCTGCTTCAAGGGTGGACCCGCCGACGGCGAGGGACTGGCCAGCGAAGGCTGTCCCCTGGGCACCCATCCCGCCCACCTCAGCGACAACCGCAACTGCGTGCTCTGCATGACCTGCACCCAAGCCTGTCCCAACCGCTCCGTGCAGTTGCGATTGCGGCCGCCAGCCGCTGATCTGCAACGCACCATGCAGGCCCCGGACGGAGAGCGGGGCCTGATCCTTGTGCTGGCTGGAGGCATATGCCTGCACCACTGGCAACGTCTGCTGGGATGGCTGCCCCTTGCACCGTCCTCATTGCATGAAGGTCCCCTCCTGGCCAGGCTCAGCTTTGCTGCGCTGGCCCTTGCTCTACCAGCAGCCGCTGGTTTGTGGCTCAACCGGCGTTGGCTGTACGCCGGATTGCCGCTGCTCTGGGCTCTTCTCCTCGCTCGTCATCTGCCGATTGGTATGGCCGAGGCGGGCACCGTCTTGCCGCAAGGTTGGCCGCACTGGTCCGCCGACCCCCATGTGATCGGCTTCTGCCAAACCATTGTGGTGGGGATTGGATGGGTTGGTGCTGCGATTTTGAGCCGCCGATTGCTGGATCTCGACCGCCGGGCCTGGGTCACGGGCAGCATGGTGCTGCTCATGGTCAGCTTGAGTGGCCGCTGGTTGGTTGCCCTTTAAAACCATGGCCACTCGCCCTTCAACCCAGATCAATGCCCGCCAAAAGATGTTGTTGGCGAGCCTCCAGGCCTGTGGTGATGAGATGAGCGGTCAGCAACTGCACCGCAGCCTGGAGCCCTCCCAAGCCATGGGACTGGCCACGGTGTATCGCAATCTGCGGCAACTGCAGCAACGGGGGCTAGTGCGCTGCCGCCACCTGCCCAATGGAGAAGCGCTCTACGCGCCGCTGGAGCGGGATCGCCACCACCTCACCTGCGTCGATTGCGGCAAGACCCAAGCGCTCGACCACTGCCCAATTCACGACCTGGAGGTGCCCGAGGACGGGCGCAAAGGCTTCGATCTCCTGTTTCACACGCTTGAATTCTTCGGTCTCTGCAGCGACTGCCGCGAGCGGCAGCAAAGCCCGTCATGACCCTGGCCGCCACCTACTACGGAGCTAATGGCTGGTTGCTCGAATTCGATGATCTCCGCGTTCTGGTGGATCCCTGGCTGCGCGGCAGCCTGAGTTTCCCCCCGGGTGAATGGCTGCTGAAAGGGGAGCTGCCCTACGAGCGCAAAGTGCCCGAAAAGCTGAACCTGCTGTTGCTCACCCAGGGGCTCGCGGACCACGCCCATCCGGAAACCTTGGCGTTGCTGCCCAAGGACCTCCCCGTCATTGGCTCGGTGGCCGCAGCACGGGTGGTGGAACGCTTGGGCTTCACCAACGTGAAGGCCCTCTCTCCAGGAGAGAGCACCACCCACCAGGGGCTACAGGTGCGCGCCAGTGCTGGTGCACCGGTGCCGATGGTGGAAAACGGCTATCTACTCGAGCATCCGGCCGGTTCGCTTTATCTGGAACCCCATGGCTTTCTCGATCCAGCGCTGGAGCCGCAACCGCTGGATGCGGTGATCACGCCGATGGTGGATCTGGGGCTGCCCGCGCTTGGAGCGTTTGTCAAAGGCTGTTCGGTGGTGCCGCAACTGGTGGAACGCTTCCAACCGAGCACGGTGCTCGCCAGCACCTCCGGCGGCGACGTGCGCTTTGGCGGCGCCCTGAGTCGGGCCCTGCAAATGAAAGGGTCGGTGGCCAGCACAGGAGCCCAGCTGCCGGCCAGCTGCCGCTGGACCGATCCAACACCAGGGGAACGCATACTGCTGAAAAACTGATTTTTCGGATTAAGCTTTGTAACAACAGCTTGAGTTCGATGAAATCCCCGCAGGCCAACGATTCTTGGTTCCAAGGCGTCGCCGCCCGCGACATCCACATGGAGCAGCTCAAAAAGGCCGAACTCTTTAACGGCCGTGCCGCCATGGTCGGCATCGTTATCGGAATCATCACCGAAGGGCTCACCGGCGCAGGCATCGTTCACCAGATCGGGCTGGGCCCCCTGGTGGATGGCTATGCCGCTTGCCGCACCCAATTCCTGCCCTTCTGCTTCTGATTCGGGAGGGGGATCACCCCCCGATGACGAGAATGGTGCGATTCACGTTCGAATCGAATGGCTGCTGACAAGGAACTGCTGAAGGAAGTGGCCCTGGAGCTGTGGAACACGACCAAGAAGCTCCGTCCAGGCCTGCCCAAAGCGCCTCGCGCCCAGCTGGTCTTGAAAGCTCTGCTCACCATCGGTGACATGAGCGATCAGCTGGAAGCCGCCATGGTGCTCGGCGTGATTGAAGCGCAGGAACCCGACGACGAGCCCGAGAAGGGAGAAGCGGCCGGCGAAGACAAGACGGTTTCTGAAGAGGATGCCAAAACTGAGCGTGAAGCCCCCCGGGTCGTTCGTAAACGCTCCAGCAGCCGCTGATCAAAGCCTCCTGATGACAGGCAACCCATCCCGCTCCGTCCTTGGGGGATGGGTCAAGCTTGTGGAGACGTATGGGCGAGACGGCTTAGCGCTGCAGAGCGAGCACCGCTGCAGCGACAGCGAGGGCAACAATTCCAGACATCCAAATGCTGTTCTGACGTGCCAACAACCATGCAGCGTTGCGAGAGAAAGACAGCCGGCCGGTCGACAGAAGTGCGGTGAGACCCGCCAGCAAAACCACAGGGACCACTACAGCCAGGAGCAGTTGCATCAGCACATGCCTTCAGAGGCCAACAGTTCAAGGATGGCTCTTTCGCGCGCTGAGTAGTTTTTAACTCCCGACTCTCAGCTTGAGCCTTGTATTTGCTGATCGTCACAGCCGGTTTCATCGGTCTGCTGTGGTTGACGCAGAGCCTGATCCGAGGCGGCATGGATGACGGCGGCAACGGTTGACGGCGCACAACGACGAACCACATCAACATGCGCGCAGACACCCATGAGTCATGTCCATCGGCATCTTGATCTCTACCCTCACGGGCGGTTTCCTACTCGGATTTGTGTTCTCAGCCCTGAAGCTGCCTCTGCCTGTGCCTCCCTTGGCAGGATTAATCGCTGCAGCGGCCTGCCTGGGAGGGTCGGCAACCTTTGAACTCGTTCGCCAACAGTGGCTGCGTTAGAAGCAACCGCTAATGCTTTCCGCCGGAGGCTTGTGGCTTCGGCGTCGAGCAACGTCATCACACCAACGATCGCAACAGTGATCGTCGCCACGATCAGCAGGGCATACAGGTCAAACAACATGAGACCTCCTGCATCTGATCCAGATCTAGGGCTGCCCCTTAAGGGGAACAGAGGAGAAGCCTCACCCCTGCATTTGGATTGACACAGCAGCAGCTGCTGTTGGAGAAATCGTCAGTGGCGAATCTGCTCTCTTCGAGCCTGATCTGCTTCCTCTCTCAAAAAACGACGATGTTGGGCCGAGGCATAGCCACTGAGGTCAATTCGGCTGGCATTGCTGCCAGCCTTTCGCCACTCCCTAGGGGGAGTGCTGGATCTTCGGTTCATGGAATCGAGTTATCGGTTCTCGCGCAGTGGGCCTTCAATCAGGCTCTTTGGCGTACTCCCACCTTTGCACACCTCCCTGTCCTGCAGACCACAGCGTTTGAAAAATCGTCTCAAACCTCACTTCAAACCGTGTTTGGGGTTGAGTACTTCCAGCTACGGCAAGCCATACGCATCGGATCGATACTCCGCTCAACGGCAAACGGCTAGTGACACCTGAGGAGCAGTACGTGAAATGCATGGACGCTGCCTACGCCGCTGCTGACAGGGAAACCTGCCTCAAAATGATGCGAAAGGCGGAAGGCGTCTTGCGCGGCGAGTTCGGTTCCCAGCCAGCAAGCGAGAGCTCTGACGAGCAAGCGTTGGCGAGCTGAAGAAGAAATCTCTAAGAAACCCAGAGCAGCACTGGATTTTGAGATGGGCGATACTGGGATCGAACCAGTGACAATCTCCTTGTAAGGGAGGTGCTCTACCGCTGAGCTAATCGCCCCACCGAGCAGATTCTGCCCTAACGCGTCAGTTTGGGGGCGCACGAAAGCTCCGAAGGCTTGGCAACGGGTCGCCGACACGACCAAAGCATCTGGATCCTGAGTCTCCCGCTCGGGATCGCCGTCGGCTTGGTGCTGGGATGGGCTGCAGCCTTGATCACTGCAGCGAGCTGCCTGGCCGGCGGTCTGTGGCTATCCCCTGACCTAGATACCCGCTCCAATGCGCTGCGGCGCTGGGGAGCCCTCGGCTTTCTCTGGTGGCCCTACCGCCTCCTGATTCCCCATCGCTCGCTCTGGTCCCATGGCCCCCTGCTGGGAACAACCGCGCGCCTGGGGGTGCTGCTCACCTGGGGCCTGATCGTCACCCTGGCGGTTCCGGCACTCTCGCCAGCGATGCTCCTGACGGCGATTCAACGGCTGATCCAGCAGCACCCACGGGAGTTCATCGCGTGTCTGGTGGGCTTGGAGGGCAGCGCATGGATCCACCTGATCCTCGATGGCGACCCCTGGCCCCAGGAATGGTCGACAAAACGACAGCGATGAGAAGGTGGGCGTTGCCCCTGTTGTTGCCCCGGCATGGCCAACGCTCCTTCTGCTGCAGTGCAACGACTGGTCGAAGTCGTGGCACAACTCAGGGATCCAACAACGGGTTGTCCCTGGGACCTGGAGCAAACCCATGCCTCACTGGTGCCCTACGTGCTGGAAGAGGCCCACGAAGTGGCTGATGCCATCCGTCAAGGTGATGACCAGCACCTCAAGGAAGAACTCGGCGACCTTCTCCTGCAGGTGGTGCTGCACGCCC
Encoded proteins:
- a CDS encoding extracellular solute-binding protein, which produces MAAIRIQHLAMGIALAVISAGCSNWRPPVVIKVVRTVNSAETISSQDYERLREVTEDAIDHIRSVDSSIRPQLTLSTQANFVDEIADQTQSGFGPDLLITDSDTALELYRRKLTDPIKISPEDRSDTPSYLFDLVTAGDGQLVGRPVNQFVQLACFNKERLEVPPATLEEMEQESESTNFGMALQLKDLFWSAEAFDAGEAMEAALAKRPPDLDRQSKVTQWLHWLESASYQQNIRFLNNQRSLRKALISGELDWITCWSSSLRELRDQMNDKLALAPLPKGPSTKLKAATKLQVWSLGRNSSRTQREKALVMIDFITKPWAQKTYALAGRNSLPVNRKAAKIVASKIPGGTAALVMYAQESIKEKAAKGQSKARVFRDPARYREISEALMDTIYDVRTPEESTKDIIKSLRGEEP
- a CDS encoding mechanosensitive ion channel family protein is translated as MISALTSEATTWLGYLQRGSVLLQVGLFVAAYSSESRLKRKLNSPLTASLTHLIVPAALLLIATLLTLSGITAGFLQYLALLWVLWRCVEPTKQLILGRFPKVPVEEIDKSLFRPVLLVVSILTFFQMLGSRESLSLISLGDVFGVTLTIGKLFTALVIVYLVIALASRPAAFVSWLGGSFFGMKPQSRVALEVILRYSLIAIGVMGVAYYIGINGTALVAVAGGLSVGIGFGIKEIISNFISSLWLLFEGSVRPGEILMINGDPCTVRKLGLRATQLRRGRDGAELLIPNQNFFTQEAESYTAEETSRRDVVVVGAAYHHEPSQVIAVLEEVARQHKKVLPYPPPAAFTVDFADSSINYKLLFWVRNPLEAFGVGSDLRQAIWTAFEKNGIGIPFPQRQVYPMEWPPAKEQTHRLGSPTNQLQAEADSDSAGKTA
- a CDS encoding 2OG-Fe(II) oxygenase, which translates into the protein MNLIGRYSNPGFASVADAVREFFERRVDLQRPGVAFGPEGEGEPAKQSTDISLVAIDRSEPESFALSQLILRGVTAGLERYLQERPLFRQCCPQQSLFVNPIFNLQHYAPGEGFKRWHCDWTISHEATEPVHRVLAWILYCNDVDEAGTEFHWQDHHEPAERGKLVIFPAGPSHIHRGRVNESASKLIATGWINAGRQEDYLSRLAS
- a CDS encoding protein phosphatase, with product MDSADATGLQATLFDFSIAELVRQHRESFQPLWTAESWVKLLIWLSLNCGSSGDEAGMARFVEALGPSLTTRMRRVFFERELEALDLQVMADPAEQQVLVLPMGPGVPLDLERAATVMEQVQLQGHVVADRERWQQLDAVVVIPRLEAAA
- a CDS encoding oxidoreductase; translated protein: MGWSAADIPNQQGRIALITGANSGLGLETARALKRCGATVVLACRSPRKAETAKKDLLQDRNGGAVDLVDLDLADLTSVQRAATMVGERYGCLDLLINNAGVMAPPRRTTAQGHELQFGVNHLGHMALTQALLPLLQNRPDPRVVTVTSGAQYFGKIRWDDPSWSKGYDRYGAYGQSKLANVMFALELDARLREQDSPIRSLAAHPGVARTELQPTAIASVGNRFEALAYRLMDPLFQSASMGALPQLHAATAATAQGGEHYGPEQFGGFRGAPTLCRVAPAASQPTERQRLWSLSEQLIGG
- a CDS encoding 4Fe-4S binding protein; translated protein: MAESSAGLQRLAPFVLGRARRGVVGSSRYAQRLRTEVLEAARDPQRQPVLISGEPGLEKDNLAALVHYGSADRRRLLVRMEASDLQGSGLNLLDELGSSTLLMSGMDRVDDAVQQRLIAMARGEAPGFQGRVLFTSEAAIPALDGQVRTIRVPPLRVRRTDLGDWLRYRLRLQSPGLGWGQPPALPDSVVRRLQNHDFANNLRELEAMVDRALRQARQQSQGELPPLLPEEVFWTEEKKRRARFDIWRWKPQLRDWMRAPALWNTLLFGLVSWLFVAVNLALWLGPQDRAANPMLTLFWAWWWPLILLSYPLVGRLWCAICPFMVWGQIAQKLTPWHKKSWPHGDTDRWGAPLLAAGFAAILLWEEVWNLENTAWLSSCLLLLITAGAVIGSTVFEKRFWCRYLCPVGGMNGLFAKLSILELRAEAGTCSGSCSSYACFKGGPADGEGLASEGCPLGTHPAHLSDNRNCVLCMTCTQACPNRSVQLRLRPPAADLQRTMQAPDGERGLILVLAGGICLHHWQRLLGWLPLAPSSLHEGPLLARLSFAALALALPAAAGLWLNRRWLYAGLPLLWALLLARHLPIGMAEAGTVLPQGWPHWSADPHVIGFCQTIVVGIGWVGAAILSRRLLDLDRRAWVTGSMVLLMVSLSGRWLVAL
- a CDS encoding transcriptional repressor, whose amino-acid sequence is MATRPSTQINARQKMLLASLQACGDEMSGQQLHRSLEPSQAMGLATVYRNLRQLQQRGLVRCRHLPNGEALYAPLERDRHHLTCVDCGKTQALDHCPIHDLEVPEDGRKGFDLLFHTLEFFGLCSDCRERQQSPS
- a CDS encoding MBL fold metallo-hydrolase codes for the protein MTLAATYYGANGWLLEFDDLRVLVDPWLRGSLSFPPGEWLLKGELPYERKVPEKLNLLLLTQGLADHAHPETLALLPKDLPVIGSVAAARVVERLGFTNVKALSPGESTTHQGLQVRASAGAPVPMVENGYLLEHPAGSLYLEPHGFLDPALEPQPLDAVITPMVDLGLPALGAFVKGCSVVPQLVERFQPSTVLASTSGGDVRFGGALSRALQMKGSVASTGAQLPASCRWTDPTPGERILLKN
- a CDS encoding chlorophyll a/b-binding protein, which translates into the protein MKSPQANDSWFQGVAARDIHMEQLKKAELFNGRAAMVGIVIGIITEGLTGAGIVHQIGLGPLVDGYAACRTQFLPFCF
- a CDS encoding TIGR03894 family protein; the protein is MAADKELLKEVALELWNTTKKLRPGLPKAPRAQLVLKALLTIGDMSDQLEAAMVLGVIEAQEPDDEPEKGEAAGEDKTVSEEDAKTEREAPRVVRKRSSSR
- a CDS encoding metal-binding protein, producing the protein MATGRRHDQSIWILSLPLGIAVGLVLGWAAALITAASCLAGGLWLSPDLDTRSNALRRWGALGFLWWPYRLLIPHRSLWSHGPLLGTTARLGVLLTWGLIVTLAVPALSPAMLLTAIQRLIQQHPREFIACLVGLEGSAWIHLILDGDPWPQEWSTKRQR